The window TGTCGCGACCGGCCCAACAGTGTTCGCAGCGACCACAGCCGACGCCGGGCGACACATACACGCGCTCGCCCTCGGCAACCCCTTCCACGTGCGAGCCGATCTGGTGCACCACGCCGGAGATGTCGGACCCGAGGATATGCGGAAGCGGCATCGGATAGGCGGGACTCCCCTGCCGAATCCAGATGTCGAGATGGTTCAACGCGCAGGCCTTCACCCGCACGAGCACCTCATCGACGCCGATGGTCGGCATCGGCATCTCTTGATACTGCAGCTTCCCCGGCCCGCCATGTTCGTGGAACACCACTGCGTTCATCTGATTCCTCTCACACGATTTCTAGCTACATTGCGCTCCCCTCTCAAACGTCTTTTCCTGGGGTGCGACTGCCTATGATTTCCCATAGAATGATCAAAACGCCATATAACAAGGCCGCAGGGAGTGCGGCGACTGAGGAGGTACATACCAAACTTGTTTGACCCGTTCGCCAACCAGATGCTCTTGGCGAACGGATAAACCCTTTCAGCGCGCCCTCTTATACTGCTAACGTCGCAAGGAGACGTACGACTGAGAACGCAGTGAGATGGCGTTTTCATCATCTTGCTAGAAGGTGAGCGTCCCCTCCACGACCATCATGGCCTGTCCGCCGACCGTCACGCCCTGAATGACATCGTCGTCTGAGTCCACCTGGATCAGAATGCGGGAGGGGCGATCGATCTCATACCCCTGCTCGGCGGTAATCTCGGTCGATGGCCGGATGTCCACCACGCCATGCTGGACTAGATAGGCACCCAACGCCCCGCTCGCACTTCCGGTCGCGGGATCTTCCACGATGCCGATCAACGGGGCGAACATCCGGGTATGCACGCTGGAGGACTGTTCGACGGTCATCGTGCTGAACACCATGATGCCGTTGGCGCCATACTGCTGGGACAGGTCCGCGATGGCCGCGACGTCGGGAATGATCTGCCGCACCGCCGTAAGCGTCCGCACCGGCACGATGATGACCGGCAACCCCGTAGAAACAACCTGCACCGGGAAACGGGTCTCGGAAATCACAGCCTTGGTAATGCCCAAGGCGCGGGCAATCGCAAACAACGCCTCCGGCTCGTCGATGACATCCAGAAACTGCGGGCTCGGCTGCGCCATGACCACGCGCTCGATGACGCCATTGCAGGTGTGGATGTCCACAGGGAAGAGGCCGAGATTACATTCTTGGAGCACCCGTGTAACCGGCTCCCGAAGCGCGAGACGGTCCAAGGTGGCCAGCACAAAAAACGTCCCGATGACCGGATGCCCGGCAAAGGGAATTTCCTGCGTCGGGGTAAAGATGCGCATCTTCACGACGGCGGCCTTGTCGGTCGGGGGAAACACGAACACGGTTTCGGAAAGATTCATCTCGCGAGCGATCTGCTGTAATTCCACGTCGGTTAGGCCATCAGCATCGGGAAACACGGCGACGGGATTCCCGCCGAACGGCTGATCCGTGAACACGTCGGCTTGATAGAACTGCAATCGCCTGGGACCGGGCATAGATTCCTCACGAAAGATGTTGGCGGCATGTTGCCCCGAGCGGGTATTTTTTGCAAGAGGGCGACTGAGCGAAGCAGGTGAGCGAGTAGGAATTTGGCGGCTGGTCAAAACGCTATGTGCCTAGGCCGCAGGGAGCATGGCGACTGAGGCGTACCCTTGCGGTACGTCGCAGGGAGACATGTGACCGAGAACGACGGGAGATGGCGTTTTCACCAGCCGGCTACCCTGCTAAACCGGGCGCGGCATAGCCTCATACGCACCCCTCAACGGATTCTTGAGGTATTGCTCGACATAGTTCTGAAGCGATCCGTTGCGGTAGAGCTGCTGGTTGGCGAAGCGGGTATCGATCTTGTGCAACACCTTCACCCGCACACCGGTCTTCTTGGTGAACTGTTCCAGTGTGACTCCGGTGATGTCGGTATAGGGCCCCCGCCCCGACTGCATGATGCACTTGGGCACATGGATCACCTTCTCCTTGGTCAGTCGCCGCGCGATGTCGTCGAAGGTCAGGAGCACCGTGCAGTCGGAGTCTCCGCTCAACAACGCATTGGGCACATAGAGAAACCGCGCGCGGTGCTTCCGGTACATGGTCAGGATTTTGTGGACGCTGCCCGCCATCACGACCGTGTCTTTCTTCTCCAACTCCAGCGAGTCGAACAGGCTGACGATACGCCGGCGACTCAAGAAGGCGGTGGTGTACGCCTCCGTGTGGATCGTTTGGAGATTGGGCAGCGCCAGATCATAGACGTGGCTGGCTTCCTCCGGCAGGAATGTTCTCCCCTGCCGCATCAGCGCCGCCGTCTCCTCCTTGAGCCCGCGCACCGGAGTGAGCGTCCCCATCCACAAGACACACTGCTGATTCACCTTGGAGATCGTCGCCGCATCCTTCGACATCGTGTCCTTGTCGAACGCGTAAAAATTCGCCGACGACACGGCAGGACCGTCCAGCACCTTCATGAGATGTTTCACGGAAGGCGCATGCGGCATCAACCGCTGCCGGTAGTCGCTCAGTGTGATGACCGACAGTTCGAAGTTGATCCGGCCAGGATACTGCGCCACCAGCTGATGGATCTTCGGCACATGGACGAACCCGACCGTGAAAAACTGAATGCTCTTGTCCGTCTCACGGAGAAAATCCTCCACCCATTCCATCGCCTTGGGATGCAGGAACAGGTCGGTCCATTCCATGAACTCGTTGCCGCCCAGGCACCAGAATTGTGTGGGATCGGTGGGTTTCTTGCCGATGTAGTTGAGGATGAACTTCCAGTCGTCGTCGCTGGTTTTCGGCGGGTCGAGCGTTTCGCGGTAGGAGTGGTCGAGTTCGTAGCAGAACTCGCATTTGACCGGGCAGTCCCGGCCCAGGCTCAGGGGAATTTTCCCCGCCTCCATTTCTTTGATGAGCACCTGTCGATAGTCCGTGCGATCCTTGAAGATCGGGGTGGGCTGAAAAATCGGGAGTGCAGTGGCCATGGTGGAACACCTTGCCTGTTGCCGCGAGGGGCAACGCCTGCTAGATTGACAGCGTCATTATCGACTTGCCAGACTCCGTTACATGACCGAGGAACTCCTCACCAAAGCCCTGGAACTTTTCACCCTCACGCAACCCTATACCCGCGAACAACTGGATCAGAAGCGCGAGGAACTTCTACACACCTGGACGCCCCGCCGCTTCGCCAACCTGACCAACAATCCCAAGAAATACATGCAGGCCTACACAAAAGCCGAAGAGATGACCCGGCAGATTGAATCGTCGTATGCCCTACTCGAAGCGATCCTCGCTCGGGACGAGGGGCGGAACCCTGACGTGAGACGTAAAACGTGAAAGGTGAAACGTTTGCCCAACACCTGATTAAGATTTCTTAAGTTTCACCTCTCACGTTTAACGTCTGACGCCCTACATCTTCCTCATCCCGCAGGATGCTCAAAACGGCATCCCACTAGACCGCAGGCGAGTCACAACCGCAGGCGTACCCTCAGGGGTACGTTGAGGATTGTGACGAACCGAGAACGACGTGGAAAGTCGTTTTCAGCATTCTGTTATCCCACCCCGTGAGAGACGACGCGAGACATCCCCTCTTTCCCCTCATCCCCTTCAGCAATGGCCATCGGCCAGGTCACGAGACCAGACACACCTTCTGCCGTCGTCGCGCCGTCCTTCGTCGCCGCGTAAATCTGCGGCAACTTGTTCGTCCCGAACTTGGAGATATAGAGGAAGACGTGCTCGCGGCTATTCACCCGCACGGCCCAGGGACTGAAGTCGTTCTTATAGAACTCTTCGCAGAGCTGCATCGCATCGAGGCAGGAAATACCCACCGGCTCGTTCAGCGTGTAGTAGTAATCCAGCGGCAGGTCGTACTCCTCCTGCTTGTGGATCGTGATGCCGAATTTATCCGGGTTGCGCACCATCGGCGTGTGGCGGTAGGCCACGAAGTAGAACAGCTCCACGGAATGAATCACCGGCTGGTTCTCGATGACGAACTGCCGCGTCTCCAGCGCCTCCTCCCGCGTCTCG is drawn from Nitrospira sp. ND1 and contains these coding sequences:
- a CDS encoding PhzF family phenazine biosynthesis protein, yielding MPGPRRLQFYQADVFTDQPFGGNPVAVFPDADGLTDVELQQIAREMNLSETVFVFPPTDKAAVVKMRIFTPTQEIPFAGHPVIGTFFVLATLDRLALREPVTRVLQECNLGLFPVDIHTCNGVIERVVMAQPSPQFLDVIDEPEALFAIARALGITKAVISETRFPVQVVSTGLPVIIVPVRTLTAVRQIIPDVAAIADLSQQYGANGIMVFSTMTVEQSSSVHTRMFAPLIGIVEDPATGSASGALGAYLVQHGVVDIRPSTEITAEQGYEIDRPSRILIQVDSDDDVIQGVTVGGQAMMVVEGTLTF